One segment of Mastomys coucha isolate ucsf_1 unplaced genomic scaffold, UCSF_Mcou_1 pScaffold23, whole genome shotgun sequence DNA contains the following:
- the LOC116072631 gene encoding olfactory receptor 145-like, whose translation MTWGRMALGNTSSVKEFILLGLTQQPELQLPLFFFFLGVYIFSVVGNLGLIVLIVLNPHLHTPMYYFLFNLSFTDLCYSTVITPKMLVSFVKRNIISHAECMTQLFFFCFFVIDECYILTAMAYDRYAAICKPLLYQVTMSHRVCLLMTVGVYVMGFVEAMAHTASMVHLIFCDGNIINHYMCEINALLKLSCTSTSINELVVYLVVGFNVIMPTLTIFISYTLILSNILSIHSAEGRSKAFSTCGSHVIAVSLFFGAAAFMYLKPSSASEDEDKVSTIFYTIMGPMLNPFIYSIRNKDVHIALRKTLKRSIFI comes from the coding sequence ATGACCTGGGGAAGAATGGCTTTGGGAAATACCTCTTCAGTGAAAGAATTTATCCTGCTTGGTTTGACACAGCAGCCAGAGCTCCAactgcctctcttcttcttcttcttgggaGTTTATATATTCTCCGTGGTGGGGAACCTGGGCTTGATTGTTCTGATTGTTTTAAATCCTCACCTTCACACCCCCATGTACTACTTTCTCTTCAACCTTTCCTTCACAGATCTCTGCTACTCCACTGTCATAACCCCCAAAATGCTAGTGAGTTTTGTGAAACGGAATATCATCTCTCATGCTGAGTGCATGactcaactcttttttttctgcttctttgttaTTGATGAATGTTACATTTTGACAGCAATGGCCTATGACAGGTATGCTGCCATCTGTAAGCCTCTGCTTTATCAGGTCACCATGTCCCATCGGGTCTGCCTCTTGATGACAGTGGGTGTGTATGTGATGGGGTTTGTGGAAGCCATGGCGCATACTGCCAGTATGGTACACCTGATCTTCTGTGATGGTAACATCATCAATCACTACATGTGTGAAATAAATGCTCTTCTAAAGCTCTCCTGCACAAGCACTTCCATCAATGAGCTGGTGGTTTACCTTGTTGTAGGTTTTAATGTAATAATGCCCACCCTGACTATCTTTATTTCTTACACCTTGATCCTTTCCAACATCCTCAGCATCCATTCTGCAGAAGGTAGGTCAAAAGCCTTCAGTACCTGTGGCTCCCATGTGAtagctgtttctcttttctttggagCTGCTGCATTTATGTATCTTAAGCCTTCTAGTGCATCTGAGGATGAAGATAAAGTATCTACCATTTTTTATACCATTATGGGCCCAATGTTGAATCCTTTCATCTACAGTATAAGGAATAAGGATGTCCATATTGCCCTTAGAAAAACTTTAAAGAGGAGCATTTTTATTTAA